ttgtgattcCTTTGCAGGTCATTTTGGAGTGgggaaaacttttaagaaattggCAGAGAATTATTGGTGGCCTGGTATGAAATCATCggtaaagaaatttgtgaaaagctGTGAAATATGTCAAGTGATGGGTAAACCCAACCAACCGATTCCTAAAGCTCCTTTAAATCCAATACCAGCTATTGGGGAACCATTTTCGGAGCTGGTCATTGACGTGGTTGGGCCTTTGCCCAAAACAAAAACtgggtttatgtatattttaactatTATGGATCGAGCTTCTAGGTTCCCAGAGGCCTTTCCAATGAGGAGTATAACGTCTAAAATTGTGTTTGATAAactggttgaatatttttctaggtATGGTCTCCCTCGTGTTATTCAGACCGATTGTGGtacgaatttcacgagtaaggtatttaggggtaaatgtgctgaactggccattcagcacattaccagcgtaCCTTATCATCCGGAGAGTCAAGGGGTGGTGGAGAGGTTTCACCAGAcccttaaaacaattataaagaagTATTGTTATGGAAAAGGAAACGAGTGGGATAAGGCTCTCCCATTCGCCCTTTTTGCTATTCGTAATCACCCAAATGCGTCTACAGGTGTAGCCccttttgagttaatttttgggCATAAGATACGGGGTCCGTTGGAGGTTCTGGGTGAAATTCTTAGGTccgagcaaaaaggaaaaatgaaaattggtgaaTTTATGGATGGTTTGAGAAATAGGTTGAATATGGCTTGGGAGTTTGCCAAGGAAAATTTAAGTTCTTCCCAGGTTAGAATGAAGCAAAATTTTGATAGGAAGACTAAAACCCGTTCTTTTGAGCCGGGTGAATTGGTATTGGTTCTCAGCATGGACCCTGATAATTTTTAGAGCCTAGGTATAAGGGTCCATGGAAGGTTTTACGTAAATTATCTGATGTTAATTATGAGATTGAAGCTCCAGGAACTCGGCGTAAGTGTAaggtgttccatattaatagattAAAATCTTATCACTGTAAAAATGTAGACCCCCTGGCTATTGTATATGAAGAACCTGTAGTTGTAGATACATCTGTGTCAGtagatgattttgatgatttattaggTCAGGTACCTTCAGATGCTTTGTTGGATAATCTGCAAAGTTTTGAAGGTCTTAAAGAAGGGTTAAAGCATTTGAAGGGTACTCAGAAAAAGGATATGTTAAATCTAATTCATTCGTTTTCAGATGTGTTTAGGGATTCACCGGGTCAAACTAATTTGTTGgttcatgatgtggatgtgggaaaTGCCACTCCTGTAAAGCAAAGTCCTTACAGGTTGAACCCCACCAAGCAGGATattgtagaaaaagaaataaagtatatggTAGATCACGACCTCATTCAGCCTTCGGTCAGTCCATGGAGTTCACCCATTGTGTTGGTTAAGAAGTCGGATGGAAACTTCCGGATGTGCGTGGACTACCGTAAGGTGAATGTTCACACCAAAAGTGATTCTTTCCCACTTCCTAGGATTGATGACTGCCTTGATCGAATTGGGTCTGccaaatttatttccaagttagATTTGTTAAAGGGTTATTGGCAGGTCCCTTTGTCTGATCGGGCCGAGAAATTTCTGCATTTGTAACACCTTTTGGGTTATATGAGTgcaaagtaatgccatttggtatgaaaaatgcggcatgcacttttcaaaggttaatgaatagagTGATTTGTGGTCTAGATGGTACTGCTATTTATATAGATGATTTAGtagtttatagtgatgactgggatacACATTTGGTACGGTTAAGGAAAGTTTTGAATGCATTGAGAAATGCAGGTCTCGTGGTAAATCTTGGGAAATGTGAATTTGGGAAAGCAAAGGTAATTTATCTGGGACATGAAGTCGGTTTGGGTCAAGTAGCCCCAAAGCAAGCGAACCTTGAGGCTATTATGAACCTTAAGAGTCCTGTTAATATACGGGAGGTCAGAAGAATTTTAGGTATGACTGGGTATTACAGAAGGTTCATTAGAAATTTCGCTGACCTTGCTCAACCTTTGACCCAGCTTTTAGAAAAGGGTCGTAAGTTTCTTTGGACGACTCAGTGTGAGGAATCATTTAACAGTTTAAAATCTATACTAATGACTAACCCCATTCTATCCTCCCCAAATTTTCAGAAACCGTTCATTGTGGCTGTTGACGCCAGTGATGTGGGAATTGGAGGAGTGTTATTTCAGCGTGGAGAAGATGGGAAGTTCATCCCACGTCTTACTTCAGTCGGAAGTTGATGGCGGCCGAAAAGAGATATTCGACCATTGAGAAAGAAGCCCTGGCTTTGGTCCGAACACTGATTCATTTTAAGCCTTATATAACTAATTTTGCTTTTCCCATACAGGTATGGACGGACCATAATCCTTTGGTTTTCATCGAGCGTATGAAGGGGGCTAACCAAAGAATCCTTCGCTGGGCCTTGCAATTACAAGAGTTTAATTTGGACATCAGGCACGTGAAAGGTTCCGAAAATAAGATACCTGATGCCCTTTCTCGAGGTTGAGTTGATCTGGGTTGTGGGGTGTGCTGAAGTCACTAATTGTCGTCCGGTCCAGCCATCATTATTTTTACGCTATGAAGACTGGAGGTTGCGAGACTAGCCCACAGCTCGTAGCCATATTGGATGACACCCCTCTTGTATATTTTGGTTTGTATGTCTACATGAGCATTAAGTTTTtctcagcttttattatttttatgctataaaTGCTGAGTGTTGCGAGTCTAGCACAGAGCTTGTAACTGATATAACTTGCTCGAGGGTTGGTTTGAATTTTTCTGAGCTCATGTCTCCTGCCCCAACTCAACTCTCTTCAAACGCATATGTTGGACAATACATTACTTAAACTTGtacctttaatgttttttttggtctgatacttaatttttctttttcagctttagAAGTTGTCATTTTGGTATCTAGTTTGATTGTAGCctaataatatttcttgcagGTTTTGTATGAAAGTGTGTTGACTGGAATGGCTTGTATGAGTTTAGCTTAGTTTTATGAAATGGTCGATTTAATGCAGGTGATGGTTAGGATTTATGGTAAAATGTTATTAGCAGTGTTGATGttggtcattttcctttttaggaaCACATTTTTGATTTAAGTTGTTTgtggaattatataattaaaaatttcttttttttaaataaattttttttcggggaggaaggtatcaggtttaacgtagttttttttcttgatattttgctcttaaggaaattgctttcattttatattaataaagtttaaattaagttactagtttccttaaattaagtttagttttaaggttaaatttaagttttttgtgaagggtttgtttttagccttcagctgtttttggaagtgctgtttctcctcctccccgccaggtgtttaagtgatagtgctatttttgacgctctttatatttttatttttgggcgtgTGACGTGGACCCAAAGTGTCGTCAGAGGAGGGGTGTGTATCTTGGGGAGTTCGGGTTAGTGGAGCGACCCACAATATTGCTGCAGACTGCTTGGTTGGAGACGTTGTGACCGTATTCTTGAGTGTTAAAACTTGCACTCCTTCGGCTTCTGTTTGGATTTCTCCAAGGACCAACATAGCCTTGGTATATCAGAGGTGTCCTCTGATTAGTGGATCTTCGCTattttgttccgcttcctgaCATGGCTCAGGGAGTCTCCTGGATCTACACATTTGTCTCCAGCAGCTGCACTGTGGGTTTCGCAAACCCGTGAGGTGGCCAGTAGGGTGGATATCACCAGGTAATGTGCCGTTTATTGTTTGTCCTGGATATTTTGTGGACAATTGCTACAACACTAGTGCGTGTGTTCATGAGGATTACAGCAGGACACCTTTTGATTGGCCCCTCATCTTCGGAGTGAGAGCTTAGATACAGCTCCGTGTTTTTTCCTCGTGCGTCGTAACTGCTTTCTTGGGcgtgacagctctgaaatgttattacaactatttcaggtgtaatttatattattttgtatttttttttaagtgttcatatccgttgcgtttgtttgtcttttgtaagtttgtttggaggcattgcattttcccaacttattataactatctttgtgtttagctttataaagttaggtaggagatttaaggttttatttcttgttttatgatcttctccttccttcttcctttagtataattttaggtagaggttgatgattaatagccggcttttcttttacaatataaattttgattacctacgtaatagtctatgttagggaattagtatttagctttaggagtattacgtgaacagtattcatttattaagtgctaaaaattgtttgtacttttgttggaagtaatttccttaaggaaaatttgttgtgttcaatttcagttctttgtgtaataaatattgttaagtttttttttttcgttttttcattgttgcctggttgatatttctgtctgtgtctgaaaacgtctacaccagagcccatgtcttttctgtattgagcCTGGAAGTTATGGTCTCAGCAAAAGAGCCGTAACATATGTGGCGACCTCGCCAGATTCTGGTAAAAGACACAGTCAGTATATTGACCGGTAATTTTGGCAGTGGGAGACTAATTTggcaatatttatttctgtagtaaGATACCTGACCCCAGTAGTAGTAAATATGGATGATTTTGAGTTTTCACCTGCTGAATTTTTGGGATCGGCAGATTGCCTGAGGTATTTGTCGGTGTTAAACAAAGCCCATTTGGTTAGTTGTGCGAGGTACTTGAATATTACGTTCAGGAGTACAGATACTCGTAAACAAATTTTGAGTTTAGTTAGGCAAAAGGTAGATCAGGAGTTTGGTGAGGCTGCGAATTTGGTAAATGTAAATGAGAGtgagaatgaaagtgaatttgagaAACACATCAGTTTCAGGTGAGGAAGTGAGCATTGCTGCAGGTTTGACTTTGTTCGAAGATCCTCCTCGTACAGGGATTTTGTATGAAGGACCTGTTAACCCTACTTATGAtcgttctaataatcctttttgtTTCTGATGAAGCTGTGGAAGAAAATGTACCTCTTGTGGCGGAGTCTAAAGAGGCTTTTGAGTTCAAACTGATAAGTAAGAGAATCGAATTAAGAAAAGTAGAGTTTGAAGAGGCTGAGAGGGGAAGGAGCATGAATTAAAAATGGCTCAGATAAAGTTGGAAATGGCAAGGTTGACAGGAAGTGATAACTTGGTTAGCTCCCTAATCCCATGTTTAGCGAGAGGTTTAACATGAGTGCGGCACTCAAATTGGTGCCGGTTTTTGACGAGGCAAATGTCCCAGAATTCTTTAGGGCATTCGAGAGGGTAGCGTCTCGATTGTCTTGGCCTTGGCTGACATGTGGACCTTGCTTATCCAGTGTAGGTTGGTGGGCAAAGCTATAAAGGTATACAATGCTTTGGACGATTCGGTGGCTAGGGACTATCATAGGGTTAAGTCCATAGTTTTGAAAGCGTATGATTTGGTGCCCGAGGCCTACCGgcttaaatttagaaattcggTTAAAACTCCAACTATATCTTTTGTGGAGTTTGCTCGAATGAAGAGGGAACAGTTTTACGAGTGGTTGAAGAGTAGGCAGGTAATTTCGGTAGGTGCTCTGAAAGAATTGATCCTCCTGGAAGAGTTTAAGAAAGCCTGCGGGAGAGAATTGAGGGTGCATTTAGAAGAGGTTAAGGCTGACACTTTAGATCGTGCAGCCCAAATTGCAGACGAGTTTGTGCTAACCCATAAATCAGAGTCTAGGGATTTCCAAGCACGAAGTCATAATAATCCCGATCCCAGGTCacctgataacagtaataataatcgaCTTTCTTCCAGGAATTCTAATAATCCatcatttaggaataataatagcaatttatCTTTTAACAGGAACCAAAACAATGTTggatttttcaatcaaaataaggGTTCAAGAAATTTGGTGTCTCAGGGTTCCAGGGTGATTAGtaattcccaaaataataataatggtaataggggtaattttgtaaattttaataacagGAATTTCAATGATAATAGGAATTTACGTGATGTAACTTGTTACTGGTGCAATAAGGTTGGTCACGTTCAGGCTCAATGTAACGCTCGAAGGAAATACCTTCAGCAGAATAACAATTCGTATAGTCCTGTGTCTCTGGTTGCAAATGGCCCTGTAAAGTCTCCTGTTTTTGTTTCGGAACCGAATGATGCCTGTAAGAATAGGATTGGTAATAATGTTAGTGGTAAGGACGGTGTTGTGAAACCCGATGATGGAAATTTGTGACTCAAgtataataagtatatttggcctggtaaaattgtaaatgatgataaggtttGCTCGGTAAGATTTTTAAGAGATACTGGGTCCGCTCGTTCTCTTTTTTTGAAGCAGTCGCTTAGGGATTTGATTAAACCTACTGGTAATTTTGTGATATTAAGTGGTTTCCCAAACACTGTATTATCAGCTCCATTGGTGAAGGCCAGGTTAGTTTTTCCTGGATACGACAGGGTAACTGAATTAGCGGTTGTGGATATACTTCCTGTACCAAATATTGATGGTATACTGGGTAATGATATGTTGGATGAAAAAGGTAATGAATTATTCCCAATTCTCTCGATACATGCCTACCCTGTAGCTGTGACTACCCGTGCTGCTGGCAAGGGCTGGTGATTTAATTAGCAATGACACTGAAGGTGATTTAAGGTTATGTAATTTGGATGTAGAAGTAGAGAGACCCGGGTCCGTAAAAGATAGTTGTAATGTTAGTAGTAGTTGTGATATTCCATTTATGAAACCTGATTGGGATAGACATGTTTTTGTAAAAGCCCAGAAGGAAGAATTCAACTTTGAATTGGGTGATGAGTCTGATCTAACAAGACCTAAGTTTGTTTTAATTAGGGTTTATTATATAGGGTGAGTCGTCCTTCTGTGGATGATTTGGATCAAACCTCAAGACTTGAGCAAATTGTAGTACCTTCcagatttcatgaatttattttaaatatgtctcattgtgattcCTTTGCAGGTCATTTTGGAGTGgggaaaacttttaagaaattggCAGAGAATTATTGGTGGCCTGGTATGAAATCATCggtaaagaaatttgtgaaaagctGTGAAATATGTCAAGTGATGGGTAAACCCAACCAACCGATTCCTAAAGCTCCTTTAAATCCAATACCAGCTATTGGGGAACCATTTTCGGAGCTGGTCATTGACGTGGTTGGGCCTTTGCCCAAAACAAAAACtgggtttatgtatattttaactatTATGGATCGAGCTTCTAGGTTCCCAGAGGCCTTTCCAATGAGGAGTATAACGTCTAAAATTGTGTTTGATAAactggttgaatatttttctaggtATGGTCTCCCTCGTGTTATTCAGACCGATTGTGGtacgaatttcacgagtaaggtatttaggggtaaatgtgctgaactggccattcagcacattaccagcgtaCCTTATCATCCGGAGAGTCAAGGGGTGGTGGAGAGGTTTCACCAGAcccttaaaacaattataaagaagTATTGTTATGGAAAAGGAAACGAGTGGGATAAGGCTCTCCCATTCGCCCTTTTTGCTATTCGTAATCACCCAAATGCGTCTACAGGTGTAGCCccttttgagttaatttttgggCATAAGATACGGGGTCCGTTGGAGGTTCTGGGTGAAATTCTTAGGTccgagcaaaaaggaaaaatgaaaattggtgaaTTTATGGATGGTTTGAGAAATAGGTTGAATATGGCTTGGGAGTTTGCCAAGGAAAATTTAAGTTCTTCCCAGGTTAGAATGAAGCAAAATTTTGATAGGAAGACTAAAACCCGTTCTTTTGAGCCGGGTGAATTGGTATTGGTTCTCAGCATGGACCCTGATAATTTTTTAGAGCCTAGGTATAAGGGTCCATGGAAGGTTTTACGTAAATTATCTGATGTTAATTATGAGATTGAAGCTCCAGGAACTCGGCGTAAGTGTAaggtgttccatattaatagattAAAATCTTATCACTGTAAAAATGTAGACCCCTGGCTATTGTATATGAAGAACCTGTAGTTGTAGATACATCTGTGTCAGtagatgattttgatgatttattaggTCAGGTACCTTCAGATGCTTTGTTGGATAATCTGCAAAGTTTTGAAGGTCTTAAAGAAGGGTTAAAGCATTTGAAGGGTACTCAGAAAAAGGATATGTTAAATCTAATTCATTCGTTTTCAGATGTGTTTAGGATTCACCGGGTCAAACTAATTTGTTGgttcatgatgtggatgtgggaaaTGCCACTCCTGTAAAGCAAAGTCCTTACAGGTTGAACCCCACCAAGCAGGATattgtagaaaaagaaataaagatatatggTAGATCACGACCTCATTCAGCCTTCGGTCAGTCCATGGAGTTCACCCATTGTGTTGGTTAAGAAGTCGGATGGAAACTTCCGGATGTGCGTGGACTACCGTAAGGTGAATGTTCACACCAAAAGTGATTCTTTCCCACTTCCTAGGATTGATGACTGCCTTGATCGAATTGGGTCTGccaaatttatttccaagttagATTTGTTAAAGGGTTATTGGCAGGTCCCTTTGTCTGATCGGGCCCGAGAAATTTCTGCATTTGTAACACCTTTTGGGTTATATGAGTgcaaagtaatgccatttggtatgaaaaatgcggcatgcacttttcaaaggttaatgaatagagTGATTTGTGGTCTAGATGGTACTGCTATTTATATAGATGATTTAGtagtttatagtgatgactgggatacACATTTGGTACGGTTAAGGAAAGTTTTGAATGCATTGAGAAATGCAGGTCTTGTGGTAAATCTTGGGAAATGTGAATCTGGGAAAGCAAAGGTAATTTATCTGGGACATGAAGTCGGTTTGGGTCAAGTAGCCCCTAAGCAAGCGAATCTTGAGGCTATTATGAACCTTAAGAGTCCTGTTAATATACGGGGGGTCAGAAGAATTTTAGGTGTGACTGGGTATTACAGAAGGTTCATTAGAAATTTAGCTGACCTTGCTCCACCTTTGACCCTGCTTTTAGAAAAGGGTCGTAAGTTTCTTTGGACGACTCAGTGTGAGGAATCATTTAACAGTTTAAAATCTATACTAATGACTAACCCCATTCTATCCTCCCCAAATTTTCAGAAGCCGTTCATTGTGGCTGTTGACGCCAGTGATGTGGGAATTGGAGGAGTGTTATTTCAGCGTGGAGAAGATGGGAAGTTCATCCCACGTCTTACTTCAGTCGGAAGTTGATGGCGGCCGAAAAGAGATATTCGACCATTGAGAAAGTTGTCTTGAAATTTGAGACACTATTATTTTGTATAACCTGTAGTGACCTAAATATGGGCAGTTACCACAGGTAGGCCAATATGGTAGGGTCTGTTCTGTGTAAATTCAGTGTTACTGGCTGAATTGGAAACATTCAGTGTCTTTGGTGATAACTATTTTGTGTAATAGTTTGAGTTTGGTTTACTTTGACATGTTTCTCGTTGATGGATAGGCTGTTAAGTCTTTTTCTGGTATGCCAAGTTTTAAGTTTtggtaattatattaatttcaattttattttaggtttcaggtttttttttcttttttgttcgtgAGCCTGTAGTTTATTTGTGGTTgtccttaatatttttcctttccaggatttttgtttatgtatggtctaataaaaaaaaatttcttttagaatatttttttttttttattttggggaggaaggtattaggttaacgtaaatttttccctttatttttggcttttaagtaaatttagatcagccttgtctctttttagttttaagtattaTTCTTAAGGAACGCCAGTGCTTTGTAGAAGTTAAGGGTTAAgtgattttcaatatttgtttacagtttttgacGCCTCCTCCCCGCTTGTTTACGTTTATTAACTATCATgttaatgattgttttgttattttatttttcgagtgcCGTTGGACGCTGGTGGTCGACATTTGGCTGGAATGTCGAGGCCCAATCAGTACGGGTTTAACTTCTCCCTGGATTAACTCAGCTGGCgccttttgcatattttcttgaattatttaaaactattttggATTTACGTCTTCCTTCGTGGGTGCTCTCCTTTCACCTGCGACGTGAGCTTCCTACTCTCGTGGCTCACAGGTACTTCGGTCACAGGCGACGTCTTACCTGTTGTTACCCTGGTGAGAAGGATTTTCCCATGGTGTTGATGGCATCGCTGTTCTCCGCCATCAACAGGAGTTGAATCGTGACTTGGGCTCTTTTGCCAGGACGCCTTTAAAGCTGCTGTTGGGAGCAAGTTTGCTCGTGAGGAGGCCTGTAGGGTGGCCATACCCAGGTAGGAGTGATAGTCTCTGTTTTGTCGGGCAGGAccgccttaggagagctgttaatcagctcagtggtctggttaaactaagtataCATAAcatttcaagagatgaggtagtcaggctggttcaaggcccagcaatcttctggaacttcttctccccgtgctgtcatttatatgatggctggcctggtttccattctcttgagagttgttaatctcctcctgtcggtctgatatcctgatctgatggtcagtggtattaacccttgtggtatgtgagtagtcaccatcggtctgttgggcaggagacctaacctccaggtcagaagggtcaatcttagtttcttttaatattaaagatcggcttatgggatcttctgaggtaaatcctttgtttccttctatcactttaatctctctgatgagtgccccttccactaccctcctatgactaatgttattgcttttgtatataagcctactgttgttaaaatccatcctatggtccttttcccaacaatacCTAGCTATAGCGCTCCCCTGAGAGTTGAGCTgcactgccctcctgtgttcttggattctacctgtttcacccacatatttgtctccacaattgttgcaattaattatgtatactccccctatatcttctgcattactgtcttctccttccaatttatttttacatactttgttttttacggtgttttcaaaggtatacacaaatttatatttaatttctttcatttttgatgtaatttgtttcattttaggcatataagggagggaactattttcttgttttctgtattccatgtactctctgcattttccctgtaaaaaatcctcctagctttgttgagtgccctttttctgaaacattccgggtatgctaatgtatcaaagcttttatcaatgtaatttatttctttatttatcttacaACGGTCACATGTTATCATTGcccttagaaataaacctgtaagagcccgacgctgtctcttccaaacacgtgtgtgttcgtgtgttcgtcaatcgtcatccatcggagtggacaggacaaagcaaacgtctcgttttctttctctggcaGAACGCGATTTcgaccatacaatatttccgtttgtttctccctaagcattgttgtcttaatgtatgtacaatcaccactacttgcattgccatggaagcattctaatcatgtactcataatgttccaacaaatgttctgtatcaaactgtacgtgtgtttctgtttgtgaagatgccaaaggtctctccatttcacatatattatgctactgtattgtattcagtaatctgtcttgaatctcatgcaactggccatatgtagaatttcctggcctttccattgatatatgtttcatcactgtatgttaatcatgtctatcaatatcgccatctgtttgtctgccgacaaacacagatgtctgagtctgtatctctgttttacctgtctgtgtgtagacgctaccttacctctcgcacgcgtcaataacatcttcgaagattatGTACACTGATCTCAGTAAGGAAACACCAATAAActagttaacacccagccagtatgtcactcaaaccccagtccttacactggtgaccccggagtgacccgaaggaccaggccgacccaagatgacgacccacgcgccgacTGACCAttcgccgcctcgctgcttcCCGCCGGTCCTCAGTTCTCaatagaagtccgaccctccgagatgacccaacccaccactggagccctggatgcctcctccaggaaacctgaagccggccctgcactcgtactggacgagctgagtAACGAAGGACCAtaaacgtcatccttcagcctgctgccgcc
The Macrobrachium rosenbergii isolate ZJJX-2024 unplaced genomic scaffold, ASM4041242v1 13908, whole genome shotgun sequence genome window above contains:
- the LOC136838003 gene encoding protein NYNRIN-like; the protein is MWTLLIQCRLVGKAIKVYNALDDSVARDYHRVKSIVLKAYDLVPEAYRLKFRNSVKTPTISFVEFARMKREQFYEWLKSRQVISVGALKELILLEEFKKACGRELRVHLEEVKADTLDRAAQIADEFVLTHKSESRDFQARSHNNPDPRSPDNTPLVKARLVFPGYDRVTELAVVDILPVPNIDGILGNDMLDEKGHFGVGKTFKKLAENYWWPGMKSSVKKFVKSCEICQVMGKPNQPIPKAPLNPIPAIGEPFSELVIDVVGPLPKTKTGFMYILTIMDRASRFPEAFPMRSITSKIVFDKLVEYFSRYGLPRVIQTDCGTNFTSKVFRGKCAELAIQHITSVPYHPESQGVVERFHQTLKTIIKKYCYGKGNEWDKALPFALFAIRNHPNASTGVAPFELIFGHKIRGPLEVLGEILRSEQKGKMKIGEFMDGLRNRLNMAWEFAKENLSSSQMCLGFTGSN